GACAGGCTCGCCTCGACCTCAAGATGCACGTCGACCAGGATCATGTCGCCCATTTTCCGGGTCCGCAGCGCATGAAAGCCCGCCACGCCCGGCGTGGCGCCCACCGTCTCGCCGATGCGCGCCACCTCCTCGTCGTCCACGGCGCGATCCATCAGGTCGTTGATCGCCGTCCAGGCGAACTGGCCGCCCATGCGGATGACCATCAACCCGACGACCAGCGCGGCCACCGGGTCGAGAATCGGATAGCCGAGCAGGTTGCCGGCGATGCCGACCAGGGCCACCAGCGACGAGGCGGCATCGGAGCGGGCATGCCAGGCATTGGCGGCCAGCATGCTCGAGCGCAGCCGTTTCGCCACGCGCAGCATGTAGCGAAACAACAGTTCCTTCGCCACCAAGGCGGCCATCGCCACCCATAGCGCGACGGCATGCACGCTGGCGATCGAGGACGGCTCGGCGAACTTGCGCGTTGCCGCCCACAGCATGCCGCCGCCCACCGCCAGCAGCAGCATCCCGAGGATCAGGCTGGCGGCGGTCTCGTAGCGCTGATGCCCATAGGGATGGTCGCGATCCGGGCCCTTGCGGCTCTGCGAGCCCGCGATCAGCACGACGAAATCGGATACGAGATCGGACAGCGAATGTATGCCGTCCGACACCAAGGCCTGCGAGTGCGCCGCCAGGCCGATCGTGACTTGGGCCAGCGACAGCACCACGTTCACGACCGCGCTGATCAGCGTGCTGCGCCGGCCGGCGTCGAGCTGCTGCGACTCGGGCGAGGCGGCATTGGTCATGGCGGGTCCCCCGGAGAAGGCGTAATGGAATTCGGCGGTGTGTCCAGGGTTGGATTGTCGCATTCCACTTGCCGAAACGCCGCTATAACCCCTTGTTTTTGCTTTGAAAATAAATAGGAATGCGTCTCGGTTTTCTTCAGGCCCGGCATTCCGGAAGCGGCCGGCACGGCCAGGCGAAGCCCGGCGCGTGACGGCCTGCGCCGCGGCGCCGGGCTCCGGCGCGACCGTGGCCCGGACCGGAACCGGAGGCAGCGCGGCGCTAATCGAGCGGCACGGCCAGCTGGTCGATCACCGCCTGCGTGTCCGGGCGCACGCCGCGCCACCAAGCGAAGGCTTCGGCGGCCTGCTCGACCAGCATGCCGACGCCGTCCGCGATACCGGCGACGCCGGCATTGCGGGCCAGCCGCAGGAACGGCGTCAGACGCTTGCCATAGGCCAGTTCATAGGCGGTGCCGTGCGGGCTGAAGACGCCGGGCGGCACCGGCGGCAAATCTCCCGTGAGGCTGGCGGAGGTCGCGTTGACGACCAGCTCGAAGCGCCCCATCCGCTCCAGCTCGGCGTAAGCGCAGGCGCGCGCCGGCCCGAGCGCGGCGCCCTGCGAAACCAGCGCCTGCGCCTTCTCGACATGACGGTTGGCAATCA
The window above is part of the Burkholderia glumae LMG 2196 = ATCC 33617 genome. Proteins encoded here:
- a CDS encoding cation diffusion facilitator family transporter — translated: MRQSNPGHTAEFHYAFSGGPAMTNAASPESQQLDAGRRSTLISAVVNVVLSLAQVTIGLAAHSQALVSDGIHSLSDLVSDFVVLIAGSQSRKGPDRDHPYGHQRYETAASLILGMLLLAVGGGMLWAATRKFAEPSSIASVHAVALWVAMAALVAKELLFRYMLRVAKRLRSSMLAANAWHARSDAASSLVALVGIAGNLLGYPILDPVAALVVGLMVIRMGGQFAWTAINDLMDRAVDDEEVARIGETVGATPGVAGFHALRTRKMGDMILVDVHLEVEASLSIVEGHEIATAVENNLMTRHRVLGVMTHVDPVAPSGPRVGRPRHA